One genomic window of Halovivax cerinus includes the following:
- the rnz gene encoding ribonuclease Z translates to MTLRVTFLGTSGAVPTVARNPSSIFVAREGDSLLFDAGEGTQRQLMRYGTGFDVSELFVTHVHGDHVLGIPGLLQTMDFNDRERPLTVHVPRGTRRQVRELAFALDTRVSFPVEITEVSDGDVAYRGDEYEVRAFRTDHDTRSVGYALVEDERKGRFDREHAEKLGVPVGPKFSQLHEGNPVELEDGTVVRPEQVVGEPRPGRSLVYSGDTRPTAATVAVADEPDLLIHDATFADDRADRAGDTAHSTARQAAEIGNRAGAKRLALVHLSSRYAGDPSAHLTEARETFAGDPARVCLPEDGDEIEIPYTDS, encoded by the coding sequence ATGACGTTACGCGTGACGTTCCTCGGGACGAGCGGGGCCGTGCCGACGGTCGCTCGCAACCCGAGTTCGATCTTCGTCGCCCGGGAGGGCGACTCGCTGCTCTTCGACGCCGGCGAGGGGACACAGCGACAGCTCATGCGTTACGGGACCGGTTTCGACGTCTCGGAGCTGTTCGTCACGCACGTTCACGGCGATCACGTCCTCGGGATTCCGGGGCTGTTGCAGACGATGGACTTCAACGACCGTGAACGGCCGCTCACGGTCCACGTCCCGCGTGGAACGCGCCGACAGGTGCGCGAACTGGCGTTCGCGCTCGACACCCGGGTGTCGTTCCCCGTCGAGATCACCGAAGTGAGCGACGGCGACGTGGCCTACCGCGGCGACGAGTACGAGGTTCGTGCGTTCCGAACGGACCACGACACCCGGTCGGTCGGCTACGCCCTGGTCGAGGACGAGCGCAAGGGCCGATTCGACCGCGAGCACGCGGAGAAACTCGGCGTTCCCGTCGGGCCGAAGTTCTCGCAGCTGCACGAGGGAAATCCGGTCGAACTCGAGGACGGTACCGTCGTCCGCCCGGAGCAGGTCGTCGGCGAGCCCCGCCCGGGCCGCAGCCTCGTCTACTCCGGTGATACCCGACCCACGGCGGCGACCGTCGCCGTCGCCGACGAACCGGATCTCCTGATCCACGACGCGACCTTCGCTGACGACCGCGCCGACCGCGCCGGCGACACCGCCCACTCGACGGCCCGACAGGCCGCCGAGATCGGAAACCGCGCCGGCGCGAAGCGCCTCGCCCTGGTTCACCTCTCCTCGCGGTACGCAGGCGACCCGTCTGCGCACCTCACCGAGGCCAGAGAGACCTTCGCGGGCGACCCAGCGCGCGTGTGT
- a CDS encoding DUF7282 domain-containing protein, with the protein MSRTVSLGRLKLVFALLIAVSVVVGAGLVVGQAPELFGADVATEPEGSIAFEQQEADGQSVEISSVTLSDGGFVVVTDESDAVVGVSDHLSEGSHDNVTVNATEEAAGSLYGSLTATAYLDSTDDGEFDPRTDDGASDRPYVVDGYPLTETASVTAVERPDDVERSFVVTSLSGPDAGRTSQTVDFVAEIRNPTPNELRQHAAFRVDGDLYERKVFSLAADETREVTFEVDLADVGEGSHTYGVYTERNGSLGEIDVEYDGPAHVTVSNVSRTTMVVEAGVPAGGYVAVENDNGTRLASSDRLAPGIHGEVALDVGNVTPGTNLTAIVYRDDPAAGAEPTPYELDGTPVRATVQAPEAESD; encoded by the coding sequence ATGTCACGTACCGTCTCTCTCGGACGTCTCAAACTGGTATTCGCCCTCTTGATCGCCGTGAGCGTCGTCGTGGGGGCCGGGCTCGTGGTGGGACAGGCGCCCGAACTCTTCGGCGCCGACGTGGCGACGGAACCCGAGGGGTCGATCGCGTTCGAACAGCAGGAAGCCGACGGTCAGTCCGTCGAAATTTCGTCGGTCACACTCTCAGACGGCGGATTCGTCGTCGTGACGGACGAATCCGACGCGGTCGTCGGTGTCTCCGATCACCTCTCGGAGGGGAGTCACGACAACGTCACCGTCAACGCGACCGAGGAGGCTGCGGGGTCGCTCTACGGTAGTCTGACGGCGACGGCGTACCTCGATAGTACCGACGACGGCGAGTTCGACCCGCGAACGGACGACGGCGCCAGTGATCGCCCGTACGTCGTCGACGGGTATCCGCTCACCGAGACGGCGTCGGTGACAGCCGTCGAGCGGCCGGACGACGTCGAGCGTTCGTTCGTCGTCACGTCGCTTTCGGGGCCCGATGCGGGCCGGACGAGCCAGACGGTCGACTTCGTCGCCGAGATCCGCAATCCGACGCCCAACGAACTCCGTCAACACGCCGCGTTCCGCGTCGACGGCGACCTCTACGAACGCAAGGTGTTCTCGCTCGCCGCGGACGAGACGCGCGAGGTCACCTTCGAGGTCGATCTGGCCGACGTCGGGGAGGGGTCCCACACGTACGGCGTCTATACGGAACGCAACGGGTCTCTCGGGGAGATCGACGTCGAGTACGACGGTCCGGCGCACGTCACCGTTTCGAACGTCTCGAGAACGACGATGGTCGTCGAAGCTGGCGTCCCCGCCGGCGGATACGTCGCCGTCGAGAACGACAACGGCACGCGCCTGGCCTCCAGCGACCGCCTGGCGCCGGGGATCCACGGGGAAGTCGCACTCGACGTCGGAAACGTCACACCCGGTACGAACCTCACCGCGATCGTCTACCGCGACGATCCCGCCGCGGGCGCGGAGCCGACACCCTACGAACTCGACGGTACTCCGGTTCGGGCCACGGTACAGGCACCAGAGGCCGAGTCGGACTGA
- a CDS encoding AAA family ATPase yields the protein MDAPLWTEAYAPSLAELPQDDARETLERTVDEPLNLLLQGPPGSGKTAAARALARETHDNPDSDLIEINVADFFGRTKTEIKNDPRFEGFLVGRSDMSKRDMINHVLKESASYAPVAGDHKTLLLDNAEAVREDFQQALRRIMEQHHRTTRFIVTTRQPSKLIPPIRSRCFPVTVRAPTSEEIVSVLEPIVEAEAVDYDADGLEFVAGYAGGNLREAILAAQTTAVDADEITMSAAYEVLGEVGLGEEISAMMDDAETGAFTDARKTLDDLLVDEGLDGGEVLDAILEQGRKRYQGERLAELHSLAADIEFDMQEGTSDRIHVSHLLAELGRET from the coding sequence ATGGATGCGCCGCTGTGGACCGAGGCGTACGCCCCTTCGCTCGCGGAACTGCCGCAGGACGACGCGCGCGAGACGCTAGAACGGACCGTCGACGAGCCGCTCAACCTGCTGTTGCAGGGGCCGCCAGGGAGCGGCAAGACGGCGGCCGCGCGGGCGCTCGCCCGCGAAACACACGATAATCCGGATTCCGACCTGATCGAGATCAACGTCGCCGACTTCTTCGGCCGGACGAAGACGGAGATCAAAAACGATCCCCGCTTCGAGGGCTTCCTCGTCGGCCGCTCGGACATGTCCAAGCGGGACATGATCAACCACGTCCTGAAGGAGTCGGCGAGTTACGCGCCCGTCGCCGGCGACCACAAGACGCTCTTGCTCGACAACGCCGAGGCCGTCCGCGAGGACTTCCAGCAGGCGCTGCGCCGAATCATGGAGCAACACCACCGGACGACCCGATTCATCGTCACGACGCGCCAGCCGTCGAAGCTGATCCCCCCGATTCGCTCACGGTGTTTCCCCGTAACCGTCCGGGCGCCGACCAGTGAGGAGATCGTCTCCGTCCTCGAACCGATCGTCGAGGCTGAGGCGGTCGACTACGACGCCGACGGCCTGGAGTTCGTCGCCGGCTACGCCGGCGGGAACCTCCGCGAGGCGATCCTCGCCGCCCAGACGACGGCCGTCGACGCCGACGAGATCACGATGAGCGCCGCCTACGAGGTCCTCGGCGAGGTCGGCCTCGGCGAGGAGATCTCGGCGATGATGGACGATGCTGAGACCGGCGCGTTCACCGATGCCAGGAAGACGCTAGACGACCTCCTCGTCGACGAGGGGCTGGACGGCGGGGAGGTACTCGACGCGATCCTCGAACAGGGTCGCAAGCGCTACCAGGGCGAGCGCCTGGCCGAACTCCACAGCCTTGCAGCGGACATCGAGTTCGACATGCAGGAAGGGACCAGCGACCGGATCCACGTCTCGCACCTGCTCGCGGAACTCGGTCGGGAGACGTAA
- a CDS encoding type II toxin-antitoxin system VapC family toxin, with amino-acid sequence MNARRILPDLNAVSILLVDDHPGHPFVSDMLTPALDGHDTLLGFGYLPLRIQWVLEDLGFETHEARNAVSSLLQYPIEFVGVDDRTVLDAYDISAEKNHDVYDCFYVALARQADADVLLTTDRDFEALCETESVEYRNPVPTDVLEDFHTVGESN; translated from the coding sequence ATGAACGCACGCCGAATTCTCCCGGATCTCAACGCGGTCTCGATCCTGCTCGTCGACGACCACCCTGGACATCCGTTCGTCTCGGACATGCTCACGCCAGCGTTAGACGGACACGATACGCTGCTGGGATTTGGCTATCTTCCGCTTCGGATTCAGTGGGTACTAGAAGACCTGGGATTCGAAACGCACGAGGCGCGAAACGCCGTTTCGTCGCTCCTCCAGTATCCGATCGAGTTCGTCGGCGTCGACGATCGAACCGTTCTGGACGCCTACGACATCAGCGCGGAGAAGAATCACGACGTCTACGATTGCTTTTACGTCGCGCTGGCCCGGCAAGCGGACGCCGACGTCCTGCTAACGACCGATCGCGATTTCGAAGCTCTCTGCGAAACCGAATCCGTCGAGTACCGTAATCCAGTACCGACGGACGTACTCGAGGACTTTCACACCGTCGGTGAAAGCAACTGA
- a CDS encoding AbrB/MazE/SpoVT family DNA-binding domain-containing protein, whose amino-acid sequence MGETDSESGEQYGTAQLNHRGRLTIPKGLRDDLNLEDGTEFEVVRDGGTIRLERKLPALETLTRGEEWGDEAFRDAGEATFGDR is encoded by the coding sequence ATGGGAGAAACGGATTCCGAATCCGGCGAGCAGTACGGCACCGCTCAGTTGAACCATCGCGGTCGGCTCACGATTCCCAAGGGGCTTCGAGACGATCTGAATCTGGAGGACGGGACGGAATTCGAGGTCGTTCGGGATGGAGGGACGATCCGTCTCGAGCGAAAGCTCCCCGCTCTCGAGACCCTCACGCGGGGAGAAGAATGGGGAGACGAAGCATTTCGCGACGCTGGAGAAGCGACGTTCGGTGACAGATGA
- a CDS encoding acyl-CoA thioesterase: MPTLLDTRIRNRFPVEPHHANSLGTLHGGNLMRWLDEVATMSATRFAGEACVTAGVTELAFERPLHVGDTALVEAYVYDAGETSADVALRAWREDPRTGDTERTTASAFTFVAIDESGETVPVPDLTVETDDGERLRERAVSAVE; encoded by the coding sequence ATGCCGACGCTTCTGGACACACGCATCCGGAATCGCTTCCCCGTCGAACCGCACCACGCGAACAGCCTGGGGACGCTCCACGGTGGGAATTTGATGCGGTGGCTCGACGAGGTGGCGACGATGTCGGCGACGCGCTTTGCCGGCGAAGCGTGCGTCACGGCCGGGGTGACAGAACTCGCCTTCGAGCGACCGCTCCACGTCGGCGACACGGCGCTGGTCGAGGCGTACGTCTACGATGCAGGTGAGACGAGCGCTGACGTCGCGCTCCGGGCCTGGCGGGAGGATCCGCGAACGGGCGACACCGAGCGGACGACGGCCTCTGCGTTCACCTTCGTCGCGATCGACGAGTCGGGAGAGACCGTGCCCGTCCCCGATCTCACCGTCGAGACGGACGATGGCGAGCGACTGCGCGAGCGGGCCGTGTCGGCGGTCGAGTGA
- a CDS encoding methyltransferase domain-containing protein, which produces MYLLELGGEDDAFAAYEAESAAVDVDPLAPGLAVAKAISVDRVRGLAYTHRASDLVGHTDADVGSARALLEAASFDREGTVAVRATDVKGTSGVDTAAAERTLGQVLVDRRFDVDLDDPDHVLRAAFSAGELLDDTADGASGANASTKSSTDRRSVCALGWLEAESVRDYGDRRPTDKPFFQPGSMDPLLARAVVNLAGARSGRTVLDPMCGTGGVLVEAGLVGADVIGTDAQEKMVRGARENLEHFLDREGPSPVGVGCGDWHVARGDGTRLALADDAVDAVVFDAPYGRQSKIETHRLDDLVAGALTEARRVADRAVLVADRSWAEAAREVGWSIEASFERRVHRSLTRYVLVLGPATAPS; this is translated from the coding sequence GTGTATCTCCTCGAACTCGGCGGCGAGGACGACGCCTTCGCGGCGTACGAGGCGGAGAGCGCCGCGGTCGACGTCGACCCGCTCGCGCCGGGGCTCGCCGTCGCGAAGGCCATCTCCGTCGACCGGGTTCGCGGGCTCGCGTACACCCACCGCGCGAGCGACCTCGTGGGACACACGGACGCCGACGTCGGGAGCGCTCGTGCCCTCCTGGAGGCGGCCTCGTTCGACCGTGAGGGGACCGTCGCCGTCCGCGCGACCGACGTGAAGGGGACGAGCGGTGTGGACACCGCCGCGGCGGAGCGCACCCTCGGACAGGTCCTCGTCGATCGCCGGTTCGACGTGGACCTCGACGACCCGGACCACGTGCTTCGCGCGGCGTTTTCGGCGGGAGAACTCCTCGACGATACCGCCGACGGGGCCAGTGGGGCAAATGCGTCCACGAAGTCGTCCACCGACCGGCGCTCCGTCTGCGCGCTCGGCTGGCTCGAAGCGGAGAGTGTCCGCGACTACGGTGATCGCCGGCCGACCGACAAACCGTTCTTCCAGCCGGGGAGCATGGATCCGCTGCTCGCCCGCGCGGTCGTCAATCTCGCCGGCGCGCGCTCCGGAAGGACTGTCCTCGATCCGATGTGCGGGACCGGCGGCGTCCTCGTCGAGGCGGGCCTCGTCGGCGCGGACGTGATCGGCACCGACGCGCAGGAAAAGATGGTTCGCGGCGCGCGCGAGAATCTCGAACACTTTCTCGACCGCGAGGGGCCGTCGCCGGTCGGCGTCGGTTGTGGCGACTGGCACGTCGCTCGCGGGGACGGAACGCGCCTCGCCCTCGCCGACGACGCCGTCGACGCCGTCGTCTTCGACGCGCCCTACGGCCGCCAGTCGAAGATCGAGACCCACCGGCTGGACGACCTCGTGGCTGGTGCGCTCACAGAAGCCCGTCGCGTCGCCGATCGGGCGGTCCTCGTCGCCGACCGCTCGTGGGCCGAAGCGGCGCGCGAGGTCGGTTGGTCGATCGAGGCATCCTTCGAGCGGCGCGTCCATCGATCGCTGACGCGGTACGTGCTGGTGCTCGGTCCAGCAACCGCTCCCTCGTGA
- a CDS encoding TATA-box-binding protein yields MTDPKDTINIENVVASTGIGQELDLQSVAMDLEGADYDPEQFPGLVYRTQNPKSAALIFRSGKIVCTGAKSTDDVHESLRIVFDKLRELQIQVNEDPEIVVQNIVTSADLGRNLNLNAIAIGLGLENIEYEPEQFPGLVYRLDEPEVVALLFGSGKLVITGGKKPEDAEHAVDKIVSRLEDLGLLE; encoded by the coding sequence ATGACGGATCCGAAGGACACCATAAACATCGAAAACGTGGTGGCGTCGACCGGTATCGGGCAGGAACTCGACCTCCAGAGCGTCGCGATGGACCTCGAAGGGGCCGACTACGACCCCGAGCAGTTCCCCGGTCTCGTCTACCGCACCCAGAATCCCAAGTCCGCGGCACTCATCTTCCGCTCCGGGAAGATCGTCTGCACCGGCGCGAAAAGTACCGACGACGTCCACGAGAGCCTGCGCATCGTCTTCGACAAGCTGCGCGAACTCCAGATTCAGGTCAACGAGGACCCCGAGATCGTCGTCCAGAACATCGTCACCTCGGCCGATCTCGGACGCAACCTGAACCTGAACGCGATCGCCATCGGTCTCGGACTGGAGAACATCGAGTACGAACCGGAGCAGTTCCCTGGCCTCGTCTACCGTCTCGACGAACCGGAAGTCGTCGCGCTGCTGTTCGGCTCCGGCAAACTCGTCATCACCGGTGGCAAAAAGCCCGAGGACGCCGAACACGCGGTCGACAAGATCGTCTCGCGCCTCGAGGACCTCGGGCTGCTCGAGTAG
- the glnA gene encoding type I glutamate--ammonia ligase gives MTTGNLTSTEESVLETIEHEDIDFLRLQFTDILGVVKNVSVPARQAEKAFREGIYFDGSSIEGFVRIQESDMRLIPDPETFAILPWRTNEQGAAARMICDVVDTSTGEPFAGDPRTVLKGALDRASELGYTVNAAPEPEFFLFEEDDEGRATTRTNDAGGYFDVAPKDLASDVRRDIIYGLENMGFEIEASHHEVAEGQHEINFEYDDALSTADNVATFRTVVRAIAAQHDLHATFMPKPIPRINGSGMHTHLSLFTEDGENAFHDGDDEFDLSETAHSFLAGILEHAPAITAIANPTVNSYKRLVPGYEAPVYVAWSDRNRSALIRKPAARVPAASRVEARFPDPSCNPYLALAALIHAGLDGIERGLDAPDPVRENIYEFDEAKREEYGIETLPSNLGEAIDALEDNEVIKGALGKHVSEKFVEAKRQEFQDYLVDVSQWELDRYLETF, from the coding sequence ATGACAACCGGCAATCTCACAAGCACGGAAGAATCGGTGCTCGAAACGATCGAACACGAAGATATCGACTTTCTCAGGCTCCAGTTTACTGATATTCTCGGAGTTGTAAAAAATGTCTCGGTTCCGGCCCGTCAGGCGGAGAAGGCGTTCCGGGAAGGGATCTACTTCGATGGGTCGTCCATCGAGGGTTTCGTTCGCATTCAGGAGTCGGACATGCGACTCATTCCGGACCCGGAGACGTTCGCCATCCTCCCGTGGCGGACGAACGAACAGGGTGCCGCAGCGCGCATGATTTGCGACGTCGTCGACACCTCGACCGGCGAGCCGTTCGCCGGTGATCCGCGAACGGTTCTCAAGGGCGCGCTCGACCGCGCGAGTGAACTGGGGTACACCGTCAACGCCGCCCCGGAACCCGAATTCTTCCTCTTCGAAGAGGACGACGAGGGACGCGCGACGACGCGAACCAACGACGCCGGCGGTTACTTCGACGTCGCGCCGAAGGACCTCGCCAGCGACGTGCGCCGCGACATCATCTACGGCCTGGAGAACATGGGCTTCGAGATCGAGGCCAGCCACCACGAGGTCGCCGAAGGGCAACACGAGATCAACTTCGAGTACGACGACGCCCTCTCGACGGCGGACAACGTCGCCACGTTCCGAACGGTCGTCCGCGCCATCGCCGCTCAGCACGACCTCCACGCGACCTTCATGCCCAAACCGATTCCGCGGATCAACGGCTCGGGTATGCACACCCACCTGTCGCTGTTCACCGAGGACGGCGAGAACGCCTTCCACGACGGTGACGACGAGTTCGACCTCTCCGAGACGGCCCACTCGTTCCTGGCGGGTATCCTCGAACACGCCCCCGCGATCACCGCGATCGCGAACCCGACCGTCAACAGCTACAAGCGCCTTGTTCCGGGCTACGAGGCGCCGGTGTACGTCGCCTGGTCGGACCGCAACCGCTCTGCGCTCATCCGTAAACCCGCCGCGCGTGTCCCCGCCGCCTCGCGCGTCGAAGCCCGCTTCCCCGACCCGTCGTGTAACCCCTACCTCGCCCTCGCCGCGCTAATCCACGCCGGACTCGACGGCATCGAACGCGGCCTCGACGCGCCCGACCCGGTCCGTGAAAACATCTACGAGTTCGACGAGGCCAAACGCGAGGAGTACGGCATCGAGACGCTCCCGTCGAACCTCGGCGAGGCGATCGACGCGCTCGAGGACAACGAGGTTATCAAAGGCGCCCTCGGCAAGCACGTGAGTGAAAAGTTCGTCGAGGCCAAGCGCCAGGAGTTCCAGGATTACCTCGTCGACGTCTCTCAGTGGGAGCTCGATCGGTACCTCGAGACGTTCTGA
- the lrp gene encoding HTH-type transcriptional regulator Lrp: MTYENLDSKLVNALLGDGRASLRSLAEDLDVSVTTISNHLSDLEDGGVIDGYTPRVDYGALGYDVTAIIQLKVEGDALPEITDRLREHRQMTSVYEVTGDYDVTAVGKFMDTDGMNEQIKMLLTDPDIKESNTSVVLNAVTENEQFDLELDDEE, translated from the coding sequence ATGACGTACGAAAATCTGGACTCGAAGTTGGTGAATGCCCTACTGGGGGACGGGCGGGCGAGTCTCCGGAGCCTCGCGGAGGACCTGGACGTCTCGGTGACGACCATCTCGAACCACCTGTCGGACCTAGAAGACGGCGGCGTGATCGACGGCTACACGCCGCGCGTCGACTACGGTGCGCTCGGCTACGACGTCACCGCCATCATCCAGCTCAAGGTCGAGGGCGATGCGCTCCCCGAGATCACCGACCGGCTGCGCGAGCACCGACAGATGACCTCCGTGTACGAAGTGACTGGCGACTACGACGTAACCGCGGTCGGCAAGTTCATGGATACCGACGGCATGAACGAGCAGATCAAGATGCTACTGACCGACCCGGACATCAAGGAGTCGAACACGAGTGTCGTCCTGAACGCCGTCACCGAGAACGAGCAGTTCGACCTCGAACTCGACGACGAGGAGTGA
- a CDS encoding Rid family detoxifying hydrolase yields the protein MKRVISTDDAPAAVGAYSQATTNGSILFTAGQIPLTPDGELLDDEPIAVQTEQALDNLVAILQEKGATPADVLKTTVFLADIDDFDEMNETYATYFDDEPPARSAVEVANLPKGAGVEIEAIANLE from the coding sequence ATGAAGCGTGTAATCAGCACGGACGACGCACCGGCCGCGGTCGGTGCCTACAGCCAGGCGACGACCAACGGCTCGATCCTCTTCACCGCGGGTCAGATTCCGTTGACGCCCGACGGCGAGTTGCTGGACGACGAACCCATCGCCGTCCAGACCGAGCAGGCACTCGATAACCTCGTCGCGATCCTACAGGAGAAGGGCGCGACGCCTGCCGACGTCCTCAAGACGACGGTCTTCCTCGCCGACATCGACGACTTCGACGAGATGAACGAGACCTACGCCACCTACTTCGACGACGAGCCGCCGGCCCGCAGCGCGGTCGAGGTGGCCAACCTGCCCAAGGGCGCCGGTGTCGAGATCGAGGCCATCGCCAACCTCGAGTAG